A part of Desulfomicrobium macestii genomic DNA contains:
- a CDS encoding class I SAM-dependent methyltransferase produces MQTQDDYELLDSGNGQKLERFGPVILARPCAQAVWEPSLPALWESASATFDRKDGLNWHGRERLPEEWIVTVRGVRMRLSTTDFGHLGIFPETLDLWEWIADAVRQGAAERREAPRFLNLFAYSGGATLAAALAGAQCCHLDASKGMVEWARGNAALNGLQDSGTRFIVDDVGAFLKREVRRGRKYDCVLLDPPSFGRGKRGELYKVEKNVQETLDLVRQVLSDEPLFVILTSHTPGFSPIVLRNLLEQTFGKGRLACGEMLLHGAEEVLDLPSGTWGRWEAKRSDI; encoded by the coding sequence ATGCAGACACAGGACGATTACGAACTTCTCGACAGTGGAAATGGACAGAAACTGGAACGCTTCGGGCCCGTAATCCTGGCTCGCCCATGCGCCCAGGCCGTATGGGAGCCTTCACTGCCCGCGCTCTGGGAGTCCGCCAGCGCCACCTTCGACCGCAAGGACGGGCTCAACTGGCACGGCCGGGAACGCCTTCCCGAGGAATGGATCGTGACCGTGCGCGGGGTGCGCATGCGTCTTTCGACCACGGATTTCGGGCACCTCGGCATTTTTCCCGAGACGCTTGATCTGTGGGAGTGGATCGCCGACGCCGTGCGGCAGGGCGCTGCCGAGCGCAGGGAGGCGCCGCGTTTTCTGAACCTCTTCGCCTATTCCGGAGGCGCGACCCTGGCGGCGGCCCTGGCCGGGGCGCAGTGCTGCCACCTCGACGCGTCAAAGGGCATGGTCGAATGGGCGCGCGGCAACGCGGCCCTGAACGGTCTTCAGGATTCGGGGACCAGGTTCATCGTTGACGATGTCGGTGCCTTCCTGAAACGCGAGGTGCGGCGCGGACGCAAATACGATTGCGTTCTTCTCGACCCGCCTTCATTCGGGCGCGGCAAGCGCGGGGAACTCTACAAGGTCGAAAAAAACGTGCAGGAGACTCTTGATCTGGTGCGCCAGGTTTTGAGCGACGAGCCGCTTTTCGTCATCCTGACATCGCACACGCCGGGTTTTTCGCCCATCGTGCTCAGGAATCTGCTGGAGCAGACTTTTGGAAAAGGAAGGCTGGCGTGCGGAGAAATGCTTTTGCATGGCGCA
- the proC gene encoding pyrroline-5-carboxylate reductase — protein sequence MNRFGFIGLGNMGGAIARGLASGGAFALHGFDPSEGMCRRNADIMTIHPTALELARNSDYVLLAVKPQVMRPVLTGLVPALGPETCLVSIAAGVTLDQLVEWSGRKCPVVRVMPNTPAMVGKGVYALCFDHELLNEDRRQAMLDVFSSIGQAHVLPEKLFDAYTGLIGSGPAYVYAFMEGLIDAGVTLGLTRAQATSMVAGLVSGSALMAEAEGAHPTLLKEMVTSPGGTTIAGLNALDEHRFKFAIGRAVRAAAERSKELAD from the coding sequence TTGGGAACATGGGCGGGGCCATCGCCAGGGGTCTGGCCTCGGGCGGAGCTTTCGCCCTGCACGGATTTGATCCCAGCGAGGGCATGTGCCGCAGGAATGCGGACATCATGACCATCCATCCGACTGCCCTGGAGCTGGCCAGGAATTCGGACTATGTCCTGCTGGCCGTCAAGCCGCAGGTCATGCGTCCGGTGCTGACCGGCTTGGTCCCGGCCCTTGGACCCGAAACCTGTCTTGTCTCCATCGCCGCCGGGGTCACCCTGGACCAGCTGGTTGAATGGTCGGGAAGGAAATGTCCCGTGGTGCGCGTCATGCCCAACACTCCGGCCATGGTCGGCAAGGGCGTGTACGCCCTGTGCTTCGACCATGAACTCCTGAACGAGGACCGCAGGCAGGCCATGCTGGACGTTTTTTCCTCCATCGGCCAGGCCCACGTGCTGCCGGAAAAGCTCTTCGACGCCTATACCGGCCTCATCGGTTCCGGCCCCGCCTACGTCTACGCTTTCATGGAAGGCCTCATCGACGCCGGCGTCACCCTGGGGCTGACACGGGCCCAGGCCACCAGCATGGTCGCGGGGCTGGTCTCGGGGTCGGCGCTCATGGCCGAGGCCGAGGGCGCCCACCCGACGCTCTTGAAGGAAATGGTCACCTCGCCCGGCGGGACGACCATCGCGGGCCTCAACGCCCTGGACGAACACCGCTTCAAGTTCGCGATCGGCCGGGCGGTCCGGGCGGCCGCCGAGCGCAGCAAGGAACTTGCGGACTAG
- a CDS encoding GNAT family N-acetyltransferase: MPYSFRSARILAQPVTRAETPEIEAVYAGNRELLLLLDRENDPPVLARRFVEHQNLPPRGCPSSLHNLILREPMDSDVIGLLSLYTGYPKGDVAYVGELFLSAEFQGIGLGREAYLSLEAMLRPGPMTRVRVGVGLKNWNALRFWIRLGFMHVTGMSGDRFFGPGRHAFLELQKNL, translated from the coding sequence ATGCCGTATTCATTCCGTAGCGCACGCATCCTCGCCCAGCCCGTGACCAGGGCCGAGACTCCGGAAATAGAGGCTGTCTATGCCGGAAACAGGGAGCTGCTGCTCCTTCTGGACCGCGAAAACGATCCTCCGGTCCTGGCCCGCCGCTTTGTCGAGCACCAGAACCTGCCGCCGCGCGGCTGTCCGTCCTCCCTGCACAATCTCATTCTGCGCGAACCCATGGACAGCGATGTCATCGGGCTCTTGAGCCTGTACACCGGATATCCCAAGGGCGATGTCGCCTATGTCGGCGAACTGTTTCTGAGCGCCGAATTTCAGGGCATCGGTCTGGGCCGGGAGGCTTATCTCAGCCTTGAGGCCATGCTGCGTCCGGGGCCCATGACTCGGGTGCGGGTGGGGGTGGGGCTCAAGAACTGGAATGCCCTGAGGTTCTGGATCAGGCTTGGTTTCATGCACGTGACCGGGATGAGCGGCGACCGTTTTTTCGGCCCCGGCAGACACGCTTTCCTGGAACTGCAGAAAAATCTGTGA